Within the bacterium genome, the region ACGGAGGTTGTTTCAAATGGGTAACACCAAGAAGTACGGGCGGGTCAAATGGTTTGACTCGCGGAAAGGCTACGGATTCATCCAGCTTGAGGATGGATCTGGTGATGTGTTTGTCCACTTCTCCGACATAGAAGGAGAGGGATACAAGACACTGGAAGAGGGGCAGCGCGTGAAGTTCGATGTGGAAAGGACCAATAAAGGACCCAAAGCTGTTCACGTAGAAAAGGCGTAAAAGCCTTGTAGCCCGAAAATAAAAGGGGGAACTTTTAGTTCCCCCTTTTTTATTTTATAATAAGCCCAAATCAAGGAGGTAATATATGCATCCAATTCTCTTCAGGATAGGTCCCCTTGAGATTCGTACCTGGGGCTTGCTCGTATTAATAGGTTTTATCGTTGGAATTGGCTACGTTGCTAAAAGAGCCAAGATTTTGGGTGTTAGCACGGAGAGGATTTGGGATTTTGGCTTCTGGGTTGCCCTTTCAGCAATAGTGGGTTCAAGAGCCTTTTACGTTCTGTATCATATTCCTTACTTTAAAGAACATCCGTCAGAGATAATCAAATTTTGGGAAGGTGGAGCCGTTTTTTTCGGCGGATTCCTTTTTGCCCTCATTACTGGCATTGTTTATCTTGTGAGAAACAAAAGGCACCTTCCCTTTTGGCCTATAGCAGATTTTGCCTCTGAGGCCCTTGCCCTCGGTATGTTCTTTGGAAGGTGGGGATGCTTTTTCAATGGGTGTTGTTTTGGTAAAGAGACGAGTCTTCCTTGGGCTGTGGTATTTCCTCCTGGCTCACCAGCCTATGAAGTTATGGATTCCCTTCATATTCATCCCTCCCAGCTTTATGAATCCTTTGCAAACCTGATTTTATTTTTCATTTTGCTTAAACTTGAGCAAAAGAAGCCCTTTGATGGTTTTATTTTCCTGGTCTATCTGTTCTTTGCCTCTTTTATAAGGTTTCTCGTTGATTTTACAAGATATTACGAACCTGAAAATGTCTATTTCCTAACGGTAAATCAGTGGATATCTATTGCGATAATGCTTGTTTCTCTTGTTTTGTATTTTGTTTTGCGTAAAAAAACTGCAAGCAATTAGCCTTTTAAGGTGTTTAAATTTCTTTTAGAGGCGATTTTCCCTTCTTTTTGCTATGTCTGCGGAAAGCCTTCTAAAGGTATTCTTTGTGAAGATTGCAGGAAGAGATTTG harbors:
- a CDS encoding cold-shock protein, with amino-acid sequence MGNTKKYGRVKWFDSRKGYGFIQLEDGSGDVFVHFSDIEGEGYKTLEEGQRVKFDVERTNKGPKAVHVEKA
- the lgt gene encoding prolipoprotein diacylglyceryl transferase; the protein is MHPILFRIGPLEIRTWGLLVLIGFIVGIGYVAKRAKILGVSTERIWDFGFWVALSAIVGSRAFYVLYHIPYFKEHPSEIIKFWEGGAVFFGGFLFALITGIVYLVRNKRHLPFWPIADFASEALALGMFFGRWGCFFNGCCFGKETSLPWAVVFPPGSPAYEVMDSLHIHPSQLYESFANLILFFILLKLEQKKPFDGFIFLVYLFFASFIRFLVDFTRYYEPENVYFLTVNQWISIAIMLVSLVLYFVLRKKTASN